Proteins found in one Micromonospora sp. WMMD1082 genomic segment:
- a CDS encoding ParA family protein, translating to MAIIALVSAKGSPGVTTTALACALSWHRRLILAECDPAGGSVLAGYLGGALDGPRGIGELAVGELRDGSLETAFWSQLVDLDAPRRERLLLPGVIDPAQAGSVTPLWQRFADFFAGLERGDPPYDVIVDCGRLHVVGPPWPLLRAASVVLVVSRAQLPDLSGTRALLQSIQRDFAEHRVPPGTLRLLLVGDGHGKSEISKALQMPVIARLPHDPRTAEVLGLGGTVRAGRPLLRAARGLEVPVGALLERRRARLAWPVSQGVPDAI from the coding sequence ATGGCGATCATCGCGCTGGTCTCGGCCAAGGGTTCGCCGGGCGTCACCACCACGGCGTTGGCCTGCGCGTTGAGCTGGCATCGGCGGCTGATCCTCGCCGAGTGCGACCCGGCCGGCGGCTCGGTCCTCGCCGGCTATCTCGGCGGCGCGCTCGACGGCCCGCGCGGCATCGGCGAGCTGGCCGTCGGCGAGTTGCGCGACGGCAGCCTGGAGACCGCGTTCTGGTCACAGCTGGTCGACCTGGACGCGCCGCGCCGTGAACGGCTCCTGCTGCCCGGGGTGATCGACCCCGCCCAGGCGGGCAGCGTCACCCCGCTGTGGCAGCGGTTCGCCGACTTCTTCGCCGGGCTGGAACGCGGCGACCCGCCGTACGACGTGATCGTCGACTGTGGACGGCTGCACGTCGTCGGCCCACCCTGGCCACTGCTACGCGCCGCCTCGGTGGTGCTGGTGGTGTCCCGGGCGCAGCTGCCCGACCTGTCCGGCACCCGCGCCCTGCTCCAGAGCATCCAGCGCGACTTCGCCGAGCACCGGGTGCCGCCCGGCACGCTGCGCCTACTGCTGGTCGGCGACGGCCACGGCAAGAGCGAGATCAGCAAGGCACTCCAGATGCCGGTGATCGCCCGGCTGCCGCACGACCCGCGTACCGCCGAGGTGCTGGGCCTGGGCGGCACCGTGCGCGCCGGACGGCCGTTGCTGCGCGCGGCCCGTGGGCTGGAGGTGCCGGTCGGCGCGCTGCTGGAACGGCGGCGGGCGCGGTTGGCGTGGCCCGTCTCCCAGGGGGTTCCGGATGCGATTTGA
- a CDS encoding SAF domain-containing protein, with protein MSVATRDGTPPVDAPVAPPRVVRQRRVRPGLLGLAVLLIALGGLGSAFAVTSVRATGSYLAVARAVEVGSVVAAADLVTVQVAGGQGLDPVPAGRLADVIGMRAAVSLAPGTLLTMGQLTDEPLLGPGQQQLALGLRAAQVPAPKLRPGDQVLLVSTPSNDNSRPASGATRFTATVTDAVSTEGRDQVVVYLALAVRDVPAVVALAAQDRIAVVLTRAA; from the coding sequence ATGAGCGTGGCGACCCGTGACGGAACCCCGCCGGTGGACGCACCGGTCGCCCCGCCCCGGGTGGTCCGGCAACGCCGGGTGCGGCCCGGCCTGCTCGGCCTGGCCGTCCTGCTGATCGCCCTCGGCGGGCTGGGCTCGGCGTTCGCGGTCACCTCGGTCCGCGCGACCGGCAGCTACCTGGCGGTGGCCCGGGCCGTCGAGGTCGGCAGCGTGGTCGCCGCTGCTGACCTGGTGACGGTGCAGGTGGCCGGCGGGCAGGGGCTCGATCCGGTACCCGCCGGACGGCTCGCCGACGTGATCGGCATGCGCGCCGCCGTCTCGCTCGCCCCCGGCACGCTGCTGACCATGGGCCAGCTCACCGACGAACCGCTGCTCGGCCCCGGGCAACAGCAGCTCGCCCTCGGGCTCAGAGCCGCCCAGGTGCCGGCGCCGAAGCTGCGCCCCGGCGACCAGGTCCTGCTGGTCAGCACCCCGAGCAACGACAACAGCCGTCCGGCCTCCGGCGCCACCCGGTTCACCGCGACCGTCACCGACGCCGTCTCCACCGAGGGCCGGGACCAGGTCGTGGTCTACCTCGCACTCGCCGTCCGGGACGTGCCGGCCGTGGTGGCGCTGGCCGCGCAGGACCGGATCGCGGTCGTGCTGACCAGGGCGGCCTGA
- a CDS encoding A24 family peptidase translates to MAVLTLTPLLRYAVARHGVPPGTDRRTGCDTCGAPIGPAHPWPALGPTARCGGCGARVGAPPATVELAAVAAVGVLLAGPPAVELGAAAWWLAFAVPLLFVDIAVHRLPDRLTWPAAVGTWLLLGVAALTGAGSAPWLRAIAAGLGLALFFAATTLLLGARGFGIGDAKLALSAGALLGWYGWSVPVLGLLLALTLSGLVALGLLVTRRAGWSTHLPFGPYLVLGTVAALLLVR, encoded by the coding sequence CTGGCCGTGCTGACGCTCACCCCGCTGCTGCGGTACGCCGTCGCCCGGCACGGCGTACCCCCGGGAACCGACCGCCGGACCGGCTGCGACACCTGCGGCGCGCCGATCGGCCCGGCCCACCCGTGGCCGGCGCTCGGCCCGACCGCGCGCTGCGGCGGGTGCGGCGCCCGCGTCGGCGCGCCACCGGCCACCGTCGAGCTGGCCGCTGTGGCGGCCGTGGGCGTGCTGCTGGCCGGACCACCCGCCGTCGAGCTGGGCGCCGCCGCCTGGTGGCTGGCCTTCGCGGTGCCGCTGCTCTTCGTCGACATCGCCGTGCACCGGCTGCCCGACCGGCTCACCTGGCCGGCGGCGGTCGGCACCTGGCTGCTGCTCGGGGTGGCCGCGCTGACCGGCGCCGGGTCGGCGCCGTGGCTGCGCGCCATCGCCGCCGGGCTCGGACTGGCCCTCTTCTTCGCCGCCACCACCCTGCTGCTCGGCGCGCGGGGCTTCGGCATCGGCGATGCCAAGCTGGCGTTGAGCGCCGGCGCGCTGCTGGGCTGGTACGGCTGGAGCGTGCCCGTGCTCGGGTTGCTGCTGGCGTTGACGCTGTCCGGTCTGGTTGCCCTCGGGCTGCTGGTCACCCGGCGGGCCGGCTGGTCGACCCACCTGCCGTTCGGCCCGTACCTGGTGCTCGGCACGGTTGCCGCCCTCCTGCTCGTCCGCTGA